The DNA region AGATTCAATATGGGCAAAAAGCTCTTTGAGGAAACAAAGCTCTCTGGGGATATAGTAATTCCGGTGCTCGACTCAGGTATATCCGGTGCTCTTGGTTTTTCATCAGCTTCAGGGATACCGATAGATCTGGGGTTAATGAGAAACAGATATCTCGGGAGAAGCTTCATAATGCCGGCAAAGAGAGGAGAAACGGTAAGGAGAAAGCTACTACCAATTCCCGAGGTCATATCTGGGAAAAGAGTAATAGTCATAGATGACTCAATAGTAAGAGGAACAACCATGAGCATAATAGTAAGCATGCTGAAGGAAAGCGGAGCAAAAGAGGTATATGTGGCAATACACTCCCCACCGGTCAGATTCTCATGTTATTACGGTATAGATACCGCAAGAAGGGGAGAACTCGCAGCAAGCTCCGTATCCGTGGATGATTTAAAAAGACGCGTGGGAGCGGATGAGCTCGTTTATCTATCCATAGAGGGATTGAAAGAAGCTCTGGAAGGTAGAAACGCATGTTTTGCCTGCTTCGATGGGAGGTATCCTCATGAAAAGGATAGTGGTATTAGCATCAGGCAGAGGAACGAACTTTGAAGCCATATCGAGAAAGCTATATAAAGAAACGAAAAGGCTCATAGTGGATCGAGATTGCGAAGCGATTTCAAGAGCCGAAAGATTGGGAATTTCGTTTACAAGGCTCGAAAAACCGTGGAGGGAATCGCTGAAAAGAAGCTTAAGAGAGGAAGAATACGACCTCATAGTACTGGCTGGCTTCATGCGAATTCTCCCTGAGGATATAGTCAACGAGTTTTATCCAAGAATAGTGAACATTCATCCCTCGCTTTTGCCCGCCTTTCCGGGCTTAAACGCCATAGAAAGAGCCTTCAAGAAAGGTGTTAAGGTAACCGGTATTACCATCCACATAGTCAACGAAAGGGTTGACGATGGACCCATAGTTCTTCAAAGAGCGATATATATAAAAGATAATTGGGACTTAAGAAAACTCGAATCCATTATCCATAGAGTGGAGCACATCTGGTACCCGCGGGTTATAAAAAAGCTCCTTTATGAAAGCTGGGAAATCAGGGAAGGAAAGGTGATATTCAAATGAGGGTTTGGATTCTTGGTTCGGGAGGAAGAGAACACGCTATAGGCTGGGCGTTTAAAAGGTGTGGGCATGATGTTTTCTTCGTACCGGGAAACGGCGGTACGAAGAAAACGGGTAAAAATATCCCTTGCAAGAGCGTTGAGGAAGTAAAGAAACTCATCAGGGAAAGGAAAGCGGATATAGATATTCTCATACCCGGTTCAGAGAATTATATAGCCGCCGGAGTAGCTGATGCTTTAAGCGAGAAAACTTTTTCCCCGATGAAAGCTCCGGCACTACTTGAAGC from Synergistota bacterium includes:
- the purN gene encoding phosphoribosylglycinamide formyltransferase — translated: MGGILMKRIVVLASGRGTNFEAISRKLYKETKRLIVDRDCEAISRAERLGISFTRLEKPWRESLKRSLREEEYDLIVLAGFMRILPEDIVNEFYPRIVNIHPSLLPAFPGLNAIERAFKKGVKVTGITIHIVNERVDDGPIVLQRAIYIKDNWDLRKLESIIHRVEHIWYPRVIKKLLYESWEIREGKVIFK